CTGGGCGGCCAACTAGTCGACACCTGCCTCACCTTCGCCCGCGAAGCCGGCTACAAACGCATGGTCCTGTGGACGAACGACCCTCTGGAGGCGGCCCGCTCCATCTACCTCAAACGAGGCTTCACCCTCACCGGCTCCGAACCCCACACCCTCTTCGGCGAAGGCCTCCTGAGCCAGTACTACGAACTCGACCTCACCTGATCGGCAGGAAGGTCAGGCGGTTGCCGTCGGGGTCCTGTTGGTCGGGGCCTGGGGTGGTGACCTCGAGGGCCAGGTGGTTGACCGGGGTGGTGGAGGCCGGCCAGGTGGGGGAGAGCTTGAGGGTGTCTTCTCGGAGGCGGAAGGTGTTGCCGTCCTGGGGTAGGCCGAGGTGGTCGCCGTAGAAGGTGGTGGCGGCGTCCAGGTCGGGGGCGTCCAGGGCGATGTGGGCCAGGCGGCGGAGGGGAGTGGTGGTGATGGGTGGGACCCGGAACTCCTCGGTGCGCTGGAGGAGCTCGACCCGGTTGCCGTTGGGGTCGGAGAGGAAGGCCAGGCGGCCTTGGCCGCTGCCGGCGACCTTGGGTGGGGTGAGTTCGGCGTACCCGGCGGCGATCAGCCGGGCGTAGTCGCCGTCGAGGTCGTCGGTCATGAAGCCGACGTGGTTGA
The Kribbella italica DNA segment above includes these coding regions:
- a CDS encoding VOC family protein, translating into MIYELNHVGGPVQDLDASLTFYTDLGAQIVDTLFMEGPKVTRVHLQLGTGLIELLHNQNAAPDATYGLNHVGFMTDDLDGDYARLIAAGYAELTPPKVAGSGQGRLAFLSDPNGNRVELLQRTEEFRVPPITTTPLRRLAHIALDAPDLDAATTFYGDHLGLPQDGNTFRLREDTLKLSPTWPASTTPVNHLALEVTTPGPDQQDPDGNRLTFLPIR